In the Arachis ipaensis cultivar K30076 chromosome B04, Araip1.1, whole genome shotgun sequence genome, TCTGGGTTTCTAGGTAATCCCTAGCAAGTTAATCGGGTGTTTTGCCTTGGCTATGCGTGTCGTGAACCGAGCTAGGAAGCTTTGGGAGATGTCCGTGAAAGCCGTGATGGATCCTTGTGGCAGAGCATTAAACCATCGGATCGTCGGGCCGGCTAGCGTCACAGGGAATGCTCGACACCTGACCGCGTCGCCTACCCCTTCCAAATTCATTCTCGCCTCGAACGTTGTGAGGTGCTCTTGAGGGTCCTTAGTCCCATCTatctcatgtccgttggcttgtcgaaATTTTTCGGAAGCCGGACCTTGAAGATCGAGGGGTGGAAAGGGGTGGCTCCCATGATGACGGGTTCTAGCCGTTTCTTGGCTTTTCCCTTTTGGGATTCGCCACGGCTTTCGGACCTACCTTGGGTAGGTTGTGAGGTTGCCTGTGTTTGCGCTTCGTCTTCGCGCTTTGTCAAGCTCCTTTCCTGGTTCTCGTATCTTCGGGAGGGGGAGCGGGTGCGGGATCGGCTGGCGTCTCCGCGGGACCGGCTGACGTCCCTGTGGGACCGACTCCTCGCTGCCAGCTCCTTTTTAAGGTTTTGTACTCTATGCCTAAGCTCCTACATGATCTTGGCGCTATTAGCTCCCGTCCCTCCGAATGGACGCCTTTCAAGGGTCTTGGTGTAGATTGGTTGGTTTGGCTGAACGAAGGATCGTGGTTGTTCGAACAACTgagtgcccaacaacatcatgatataggcacgAAGAAAGCGCCGCACAGTCTCCTCATCGGCTCCCTCGGGGCACTCTCCAAAAGTCTACTGGAACCAGGTGCAGTTAACTGCGAACTTCTGAACCTGGCTCGGAGGAGGAatcactccaagcaactcctggaaccacacCCAAGCTGGACGGCCACCCTGGATGTATATCTGGAAATCTGTAAGGCAACCACTGATATAACGTCCGTCCACTGGCAACCCCAactggtacgccacgtcctgaagtgtgatcgtgcacttTCCGAACGGCATATGGAAGGTGTGCGTCTCCAGACGCCACCGCTCGACGAAGGCACTAACAAGGGGCTCATCTAACCAGAACCATCTATAGTTCAgcctcgcaagatggtataatccggtCATCTGCAAGTACAGAACATACCGCTCATCgagtcgcatgccctgctgccgctgcatgctcctgatgcatcgctgTGGCTGCGCATTACATGGACAGCATTATTAGAACCACTTAGAAAACCAGTGACAAAAATAACTAACACCAGAAACCACTTATGGAAACCACTAACAGAATCTACATGCAAAACCAATATAACAAACCAGTAGCAAAACCACATGcttaaaccgctaacataaaccacaaACAAATCCACTTATGAAAAACACGTGCaaaaccactatcataaaccGCTTACAAAACCACATAGTAAACCACTTCCAATACCACCAAAATAAATCGCCAAaataaatcatcaacaaaacCGGTTACAAAAGTACTAACAAAAACCACAACTAAAAACTCCTAACCTAAACCGCCAACAAAACCACATGCTTAAACTGCTAACATAAACTGCATACAAATCTACTTACgaaaaccacatgcaaaaccactatcataaaccGCACACAAAATCACATAATAAACTACTTCCAATACTACCAAAATAAACCGCCAacataaaccatcaacaaaaTCGCATACAAAActactaacaaaaaccactaataaaaaccactaacataaaccaccaactaaaccgcatgcaaaaccTCTAAAATAAACCACTTGCAATACCACTAGgataaaccgctaacataaaccgctactaaaaccgcatgcaaaaccactaactcaGATAAACCGCTAGCACAAAATTTTCTATCTATTAACCTCGTCATTGATGACCCCGACTATATGAGCAACTCCGTCCAACCGATATAGCCTTTTCGGATCGTCCCCATCGGCTGAGTATTCTATTCGAGTCTTTGTCGGAtcgaatctgggtcgttttctctgggatttggtggggtatgagaatggaaaagtgattcgaatgaggttgattcgaactccttatatagccgaaatctatgtaattcgaaccagccccATTCAAATTACTATTTGAGGCAAATTgtgagtaattcgaaccaactaggttcgaattacttggaGAAGCGTTCACGGTGTAATTCGAACTAACCTAGTTCGAATTATGCTGGTAGTTCGAACCATGTTGATTCGAATTAGGTTAATCACGTATTCCTTTATAATTCGAGTtatgttgattcgaattacatgttaATGTAGTTCGAATCCAGCTAGTTCGAATTACATAGTAACGTGCTTTAGCTGATTCGTGAAGCTATTTTCAGTTTGACTGATTCATGTAATTTGTTTCCTCCCTTGGCTTAATTGTGTTTTTTGCCCTTATAATTATGTAAaagtaaaaattaattaatttaaaaaagagtaaatataaaataaaaaagttaaattaaattaatataaaaactacATCTTTGatattaaagataaaaaggaaactTTTACATGAATTTCAAAACTACTTATCAACCAAGAGATCCACAACCCGAGCCGAAGTTTGAAGGCGCAACTATGTTCCATTGAAACACTAAGCAGCTAAAATCAAAAGCAATCGCAGCGTCGTGATTCATTGAAACATGGCTCCGAAGGCAAAATCCGTCGAGGCTGCTGCGGGGTCTCAGCCTCCTCCTCCACAGGAATATCCGTTCACCATCCTCAACAGACACATCAACTCCTCCTCCTTGCAAATCAGAGATGGTTCTGTTTGCCCTATTCTTCAACTCGCACCTGTTCCGTTCTTCCTTTTTGCTTCTGTATTTTCCAATATGTGGCTTGaagggtatttacaaatttgattaattaatattattaatattattgatattattattaatattattaatattattgatattattattaatattattaatattaataaacggttactagccgtttagtaccatttggttgaaaggacacaaccttttaaggattgtgtgtgttcaaaacattgtatctattAGCTAAAGGGACACAACTCTTTAAGAGTCATATATAttcaaaacattgtatctattggcaatagaaaagacacaaccatttgtatacgtaactaatcataattgctacgtgcaatatgtataaataagtccttgtccactatttcagaaaaaaaaagtacTAAGTGTACAATTTACTCAACcattaagagattttctttgttcaagagagttgagaatttcttactattgctaattaagaaattcttagatttcattgtatcctgggagagtattgtcatcaaccctatagcaactaagtgtggggacaaatatttctctaaagaaagcgatctaatcgtgccttgaaaccactacataaatataagattttgtcatctcCTCATACTCATATACCCAATACTTTTGTGAATTACATGGTATTGTGCATGAATCTTCCGCTCCATATACTCCGCAACAAAATGGTTTGACGGAAAGGAAAAACCGTACCTTAGTGGATATGGTTAATTCAATGTTACTAAATGCAAAATTGCCTTACAATTTGTGGGGTGAAGCATTATTGACATCATGTCATATCCATAATAGGATATCATCAAGATATAGAAAGGTTTCTccttatgaaatttggaaaggaaggaaacctaatttaaattatcttaaaGTGTGGGGGTGTTTAGCCTTTTATCGAGTTCCCGATCAAAAGAGAACCAAATTGGGCCAAGAGCCATAAAAGGCGCTTTTATAGGATATGCTCAAAATTCTAAAGCATATAGAATATTAGACTTAGTGTCTAATGTAGTTGTTGAATCAAGAGAAgtagaatttattgaaaataaatttatcaatgattcaactTCTAATTCAGAGTATCTCCAAAATGATACTAATATTTCACAAGAAATAAANNNNNNNNNNNNNNNNNNNNNNNNNNNNNNNNNNNNNNNNNGACTCAATATTATCTAACAATACTTGGGTCTTGGTTGATTTGCCTCCAGGATCAAAGCCTATAGGATGTAAGTGGGTATTTAGAAGAAAGTATAACACTGATGGTTCATTACAAACCTTTAAAGCAAGGTTAGTGGCCAAAGGGTTTAGACAACAAGAAGGTCTAGACTATTTTGATACCTACGCACCTGTGGCAAGAATGACTTCTATTAGGGCTCTTATAGTATTAGCATCCATACATAAGCTTCATatacatcaaatggatgttaaaacgGCTTTTTTAAATGGAGATCTTAATgaagaaatttatatggagcaaccGGAAGGCTATGTGCTAcccgaaaatgaaaagaaagtttgcaaattaattaagtctttgtatggctaaaacaagcgcctaaacaatggcatgagaagtttgattcagtggtgttatcaaatggcttctcacataatagtgcggataaatgtatttactcaaaatttacta is a window encoding:
- the LOC110271603 gene encoding protein MAIN-LIKE 2-like, with the protein product MWFCYWFVILVLHVDSPQRCIRSMQRQQGMRLDERYVLYLQMTGLYHLARLNYRWFWLDEPLVSAFVERWRLETHTFHMPFGKCTITLQDVAYQLGLPVDGRYISGCLTDFQIYIQGGRPAWVWFQELLGVIPPPSQVQKFAVNCTWFQ